Proteins from a genomic interval of Paenibacillus sp. RC334:
- a CDS encoding GerAB/ArcD/ProY family transporter — protein MQIDAIEIISLMILFELGTSMMSIPGRDAGKDAWLAILIATGLGALLFLCYGSLHRRYPNLLMTQYSKVIMGRKAGGVIAFLYIVFFMYGGARDLRDTGTLIADRTLPHTPLIIISALMIALVMYVMHLGLEVAGRTAIWLLVFMLVLGLATNVMLMLSGIVDWGNLLPIAQHGWQPIWRVIYSQALMLPFGEMVTFTMILPTLKKDYRANGVGVSAVLLGGIILTIVALVNVLSLGEDVFQRATYPILSTISKVEISDFIDRVDVIGVMTVIIFDFFKIFIFYYAAIKAAEDVFNTSSRKLLLPFGIIMLISSVLMAQSYQEHIKIGDFVLKYIFPIFSVFFPLLLLMVSWFKKTENTTRKENAS, from the coding sequence ATACAAATAGATGCGATAGAGATAATTTCCCTCATGATTCTATTTGAATTGGGAACGTCTATGATGTCCATTCCTGGAAGGGATGCGGGCAAGGATGCATGGCTGGCTATCCTCATCGCTACAGGGCTTGGGGCCCTGCTTTTTCTGTGCTACGGCAGCCTTCACAGACGCTACCCCAATTTGCTTATGACGCAATACAGCAAAGTTATCATGGGCAGAAAGGCAGGAGGCGTGATTGCTTTTTTGTATATTGTTTTTTTTATGTACGGTGGGGCACGTGATCTTCGAGATACGGGGACACTGATTGCCGATCGGACACTCCCGCATACACCGTTAATCATCATCAGTGCTCTGATGATCGCGCTTGTGATGTACGTGATGCATTTAGGGCTTGAAGTGGCGGGGCGAACAGCGATTTGGCTGCTGGTCTTTATGCTGGTACTGGGGCTCGCAACGAATGTAATGCTCATGTTGTCCGGCATTGTGGACTGGGGGAATCTGCTGCCTATTGCCCAGCATGGCTGGCAGCCGATATGGCGGGTGATTTATTCACAGGCCTTGATGCTGCCGTTTGGTGAGATGGTTACCTTTACGATGATTCTTCCCACATTAAAGAAAGACTATCGTGCCAACGGCGTTGGTGTTTCCGCTGTGCTGCTGGGGGGCATCATCCTGACCATAGTTGCGCTGGTAAACGTACTTTCACTCGGAGAGGACGTGTTCCAGCGGGCCACGTACCCGATACTATCCACGATCAGCAAGGTGGAAATATCGGATTTCATCGACAGGGTGGATGTTATTGGGGTCATGACCGTTATTATCTTTGATTTTTTTAAGATCTTTATTTTCTATTATGCGGCGATAAAGGCAGCAGAAGACGTATTTAACACTTCTAGCCGCAAGTTGCTGCTGCCATTCGGAATAATTATGCTCATATCTTCGGTACTGATGGCTCAAAGCTATCAGGAGCATATTAAAATAGGCGATTTCGTGTTGAAATACATATTCCCTATATTTTCTGTATTTTTCCCGCTCCTGTTGCTAATGGTGTCCTGGTTTAAGAAGACCGAAAACACAACAAGGAAGGAGAATGCTTCGTGA
- a CDS encoding BlaI/MecI/CopY family transcriptional regulator yields the protein MKRLNFKTGETGLNRFFGPLEAKIMDILWSTSDRSIKEVQTALEGDRDFNFNTVMTVMNRLVEKGILSKSIRGRTSLYRPVLSREEFRDEQSKELSHELVDEFGPLAVNHMIDALEVADPMLIERLEQKIKQWKKDI from the coding sequence ATGAAACGACTGAATTTTAAAACTGGCGAAACCGGACTCAACCGATTTTTCGGACCTCTGGAAGCCAAAATTATGGATATTTTATGGTCCACTTCGGATCGGAGCATCAAAGAAGTGCAGACCGCGTTGGAGGGGGATCGGGACTTTAATTTCAATACGGTGATGACCGTGATGAACCGTCTGGTGGAAAAGGGAATACTGAGTAAGAGTATACGCGGGAGAACGTCTTTGTATCGACCGGTTTTGAGCAGGGAAGAATTCAGGGATGAACAGTCCAAGGAGTTAAGCCACGAACTGGTGGATGAATTCGGTCCACTCGCTGTAAATCATATGATTGATGCTCTGGAGGTGGCCGATCCTATGCTGATCGAACGTCTGGAACAAAAAATTAAACAATGGAAAAAGGATATATAG
- a CDS encoding Rrf2 family transcriptional regulator — MNSEKRLRTATPRWLGVAVKALVYLEKHGELCASGSIARSIDCEVTLVRRVLTRLVQAELIEAREGREGGYVLTRSADHITLADIYHAIEICDPIFPGMMHEPETNPFCEELATAVSEIVVESERRMLEVWESHTLASLAKRTTLVVGGSSHSEGEDAKASSKGD, encoded by the coding sequence TTGAATAGTGAAAAAAGACTACGCACCGCAACGCCCAGATGGCTTGGGGTGGCGGTAAAGGCTCTTGTCTATTTGGAAAAGCATGGAGAGCTCTGTGCCAGCGGGTCTATTGCCCGCTCTATTGACTGTGAGGTCACCTTGGTGCGCAGGGTGCTGACGCGACTTGTACAGGCAGAATTAATAGAAGCACGTGAAGGCCGTGAGGGAGGCTATGTGCTTACCCGTTCGGCAGACCATATTACACTTGCCGATATATACCACGCCATTGAAATATGTGATCCGATTTTTCCAGGTATGATGCATGAGCCAGAGACGAATCCTTTTTGTGAGGAGCTTGCAACCGCCGTATCGGAAATCGTAGTCGAGAGCGAACGACGTATGCTGGAGGTATGGGAGTCTCATACGCTGGCCTCACTCGCCAAGCGTACAACGCTGGTGGTGGGCGGCAGTAGCCATAGTGAAGGCGAGGATGCCAAGGCTTCTTCCAAAGGGGATTAA
- a CDS encoding Ger(x)C family spore germination protein: protein MYQGKGNERSTVTFKGRMWALSLVGLLLMPLLSGCWDSVELNQRAVVAAIGIDVAGETDYEVSLQVIVADEIAGAKARGDTPIVLFQEKGNSLFQAIRKASQKVPREISLAHARLVVIGENLARRGIGDTLDFLERYTETRLTMKMLVARGETGKDVLATMTAIGRIPANDISGKLETSQRLYAGDYAVSLDDVIRSMSNKGGGPLLTGVKVDGRMEQAPRKNNVDNILPEAIVRITGMGVFRKDRLVHWLEDDQAIGLSIVNNKVKSAETTLSCGKKGEVIGIETLFSKANVRSLMEQGEPVFVIDLKQVGAIQEAECPIDLKSPEVMKSLQRQWAEETKKVISSTVREVQRTRSDVLGFGLELERSHPAQWKRLSSRWSRYFAESTVRVQVTSVLKHTQARTNPYSRGESE from the coding sequence GTGTATCAGGGGAAGGGGAATGAACGAAGCACGGTAACCTTCAAGGGGAGAATGTGGGCTCTGAGCCTGGTGGGGCTACTATTGATGCCCCTCCTGTCTGGTTGTTGGGATTCAGTAGAGCTAAATCAGAGAGCAGTCGTAGCGGCAATAGGCATTGATGTGGCTGGAGAAACGGATTATGAGGTTTCCCTGCAGGTTATCGTGGCAGATGAAATCGCCGGGGCCAAAGCGAGAGGAGATACCCCTATCGTGTTGTTTCAGGAAAAGGGGAACAGTCTTTTTCAAGCCATCCGCAAAGCTTCACAGAAGGTTCCACGCGAAATTTCTCTGGCCCATGCAAGATTGGTCGTCATTGGGGAAAATCTGGCACGGCGTGGAATCGGAGATACGCTGGATTTTCTGGAAAGGTATACGGAGACCCGGCTCACGATGAAAATGCTGGTAGCGCGCGGTGAGACTGGGAAGGATGTACTGGCAACCATGACCGCGATCGGCCGTATTCCTGCTAATGATATTTCAGGAAAGCTGGAAACATCTCAGCGTTTGTATGCAGGGGATTACGCCGTGAGTCTCGACGATGTCATTCGCAGCATGTCCAATAAGGGCGGCGGTCCTCTTCTTACGGGCGTAAAAGTGGATGGTAGGATGGAGCAGGCCCCCCGTAAGAACAATGTGGACAATATTTTACCGGAAGCGATCGTGCGTATTACCGGGATGGGAGTGTTCCGAAAGGATCGTCTCGTACACTGGTTGGAAGATGACCAGGCGATTGGACTGTCTATCGTGAACAACAAGGTGAAAAGTGCTGAAACCACATTGAGCTGCGGCAAGAAAGGCGAAGTCATCGGGATCGAAACCTTGTTCTCTAAGGCAAATGTACGCAGCCTGATGGAGCAAGGAGAGCCTGTTTTTGTAATTGACTTAAAGCAAGTCGGGGCGATACAGGAAGCTGAGTGTCCGATTGACTTGAAAAGTCCAGAGGTGATGAAAAGCTTGCAGAGGCAATGGGCAGAGGAAACAAAAAAAGTGATTTCATCAACGGTTAGAGAGGTTCAGCGTACCCGTAGCGATGTACTCGGCTTCGGCCTTGAGCTGGAGAGAAGCCATCCTGCGCAATGGAAAAGGCTTTCTTCCCGATGGAGCCGTTATTTTGCAGAAAGCACCGTTCGTGTTCAGGTCACTTCGGTACTGAAGCATACGCAGGCACGGACCAACCCGTATTCAAGGGGTGAGTCCGAATAG
- a CDS encoding transcriptional repressor — MRTLNLTSQRQAVYDVVREAHDHPTAAHVMNRLMERGYNLAYGTVYNSLRYLTDKELIRELKLGEAASRYDGRMDDHQHIICQVCGRVDEVMSEVPHDWIETVAHETGYTIAHAHVVFGGVCKECQSKRIK; from the coding sequence ATGAGAACTTTAAATTTAACTTCGCAGCGCCAAGCGGTATATGATGTGGTTCGTGAGGCCCACGATCATCCTACCGCAGCACATGTTATGAACCGGTTGATGGAGCGCGGATATAATCTTGCCTATGGAACGGTATATAATTCGCTACGTTATTTAACAGATAAGGAATTGATCCGCGAGTTGAAGCTAGGGGAAGCTGCCAGTCGTTATGATGGACGAATGGATGATCATCAGCATATTATTTGTCAGGTATGTGGACGGGTAGATGAAGTGATGAGCGAGGTTCCACATGATTGGATCGAGACGGTTGCACATGAAACGGGATATACCATCGCCCATGCCCATGTCGTATTCGGAGGAGTGTGTAAGGAATGCCAAAGCAAGCGAATCAAATAA
- a CDS encoding spore germination protein translates to MIRYPYRKYNKKSGADRNNGSSSHFLKIEAQLETNLEQIKELTSGSPDFLIRRFSLGLKADVPAAIVFLDSMVKTDTVNELVMKSLLSRPSAEVAAEVESAEGLYSRIQGHALELGEVKECDDWNSMMEQLLMGDTIILLEGCTKAIACGTRGGEKRAVNEPTTQSVVRGPKEGFVESLFTNISLVRRRIKSSDLTMEMFKVGSTSLTNVAMLYMKNIADQSVVDEVRQRVKNINIDAVFESGMVEEMIQDHNFTPFPTIYNTERPDTISSNIMEGRVALIIDGNPFVLVMPTVFAQFFQSASDYEERYDMATVVRLIRYISFIILILGPSLYIALTTYHYEMIPTPLLISILAQRESVPFPAFLEALILEVTFEILREAGIRMPRVGGQTVSVIGALVLGQAAVEAGIVTPLLTIVVALTGIASFAIPAYNMSVAGRLFRFVFMILSAFMGLYGITLGLIALIAHMNSLRSFGVPYMAPFSPFVLESQKDAVLRLPFWMMRTRPKSITSTNQTRMKDGSGISSSDKTTPMQEGGAEGVSGEGE, encoded by the coding sequence ATGATTCGCTATCCCTATCGCAAATATAATAAAAAGTCGGGGGCGGACAGGAATAATGGAAGCTCTTCGCATTTTCTTAAGATCGAGGCTCAATTGGAAACCAACCTGGAGCAAATCAAGGAATTGACGTCAGGCAGCCCGGACTTCCTGATTCGCCGCTTTAGTCTGGGGCTGAAAGCTGACGTTCCTGCTGCCATTGTATTTCTGGATAGTATGGTCAAGACGGACACAGTGAATGAACTCGTCATGAAATCATTGCTTAGCCGACCATCCGCCGAGGTGGCTGCTGAGGTAGAAAGTGCAGAAGGGCTTTACAGTCGGATACAGGGCCATGCACTTGAACTTGGTGAAGTGAAGGAATGCGATGATTGGAACTCCATGATGGAACAGCTCTTGATGGGAGATACGATCATTTTACTGGAAGGGTGTACAAAGGCCATTGCGTGTGGCACACGTGGAGGAGAGAAGCGTGCGGTCAACGAGCCCACCACACAGTCTGTCGTCAGGGGACCGAAAGAGGGATTTGTGGAATCCCTGTTCACGAATATTTCTCTTGTCCGACGGCGGATTAAAAGCTCCGATCTTACGATGGAGATGTTCAAAGTAGGAAGCACGTCCCTCACGAATGTAGCCATGCTGTATATGAAGAATATTGCAGATCAAAGTGTTGTAGATGAAGTTCGTCAACGGGTAAAAAACATCAATATCGACGCCGTATTCGAATCCGGTATGGTAGAGGAGATGATACAGGACCATAATTTCACACCATTCCCAACGATCTATAACACGGAAAGACCCGATACGATCAGTAGCAATATTATGGAGGGCCGAGTGGCGCTCATCATAGATGGAAATCCGTTTGTACTAGTGATGCCTACCGTATTTGCCCAATTCTTTCAGAGTGCTTCGGATTATGAGGAACGTTACGATATGGCGACTGTCGTCCGACTCATTCGATATATCAGCTTTATCATTCTAATCTTGGGGCCTTCTCTCTACATTGCCTTAACGACGTATCATTATGAAATGATACCGACCCCGCTGCTGATCAGCATACTGGCTCAGCGGGAATCCGTTCCTTTTCCGGCATTTCTGGAGGCGCTTATTTTGGAGGTTACTTTTGAGATCTTGCGTGAAGCGGGTATTCGAATGCCACGTGTGGGTGGACAAACGGTATCCGTTATTGGTGCGCTTGTCTTGGGACAAGCGGCTGTGGAGGCCGGGATCGTCACCCCGCTGCTCACGATTGTGGTAGCCCTGACGGGGATTGCCAGCTTCGCCATTCCAGCCTATAACATGTCGGTGGCCGGGAGACTGTTCCGATTTGTTTTTATGATACTATCAGCGTTTATGGGGCTGTATGGCATTACATTGGGGCTGATTGCGCTGATTGCCCATATGAACAGCCTACGTTCTTTTGGGGTGCCCTACATGGCCCCTTTCAGCCCCTTTGTACTGGAGAGTCAAAAGGATGCTGTATTGCGTCTCCCATTCTGGATGATGCGGACACGTCCTAAAAGCATTACATCTACTAACCAGACACGAATGAAGGATGGAAGCGGAATTTCCTCTTCCGATAAAACGACACCGATGCAGGAGGGGGGAGCCGAGGGTGTATCAGGGGAAGGGGAATGA
- a CDS encoding GerAB/ArcD/ProY family transporter: MNHGLGHVRLVSTGQMLILMFHFLLGNAVIINLDNEYERDTWIAQLIAMGVGIVLFRMYTYTAEMFPGQTLTTYARKLLGNTSGTAVGILYILFFLYLTSRNLRDETELVRVSILEKTPSMVVAFLMVICVIYVLWLGFEVLARTGQIFLSVVLLVIFWGTTLLILSGSIHLEELRPVMSQGFKPVLSSVIRERLPFPYGEMICFMMFIPCVHKPSQMTRAGYVGIIAAGIVLVEVAILNVTVLGTDITERSIFPLLSTFANVQLSEYVQRPDVIILMSVLIGDFFKVALFFYASAVGISDIFGLPYRKTLLPCGILVLLWSQIGTSSLSEHFEFGRQSLIYIHPLFVYIFPILLFLMALVRRSRVRRGNSQKT; the protein is encoded by the coding sequence GTGAATCATGGTCTTGGACACGTAAGGCTGGTCAGTACCGGGCAAATGCTCATTCTTATGTTCCATTTTCTGCTGGGAAATGCGGTCATTATCAATTTGGATAATGAATATGAACGGGATACATGGATTGCCCAGCTCATCGCTATGGGTGTCGGGATCGTATTGTTCCGAATGTATACCTACACAGCAGAAATGTTTCCCGGCCAAACGTTGACCACCTATGCCCGTAAATTGCTCGGGAATACGAGTGGAACAGCAGTGGGGATACTGTACATTCTGTTTTTTCTGTATTTAACCAGTAGAAATCTACGCGATGAGACTGAGCTGGTCCGTGTCTCCATACTGGAAAAAACACCAAGTATGGTCGTTGCCTTTCTGATGGTAATATGTGTGATTTATGTTCTCTGGCTCGGATTTGAAGTGTTGGCCCGCACTGGACAGATCTTTCTTTCGGTGGTGTTACTCGTCATTTTCTGGGGAACTACACTATTAATCTTATCGGGCAGCATTCATCTGGAAGAGCTGAGGCCTGTAATGAGTCAGGGCTTTAAGCCTGTACTCAGCTCAGTAATTAGAGAACGTTTGCCTTTTCCTTACGGTGAAATGATCTGTTTCATGATGTTTATCCCTTGTGTACATAAGCCTTCACAGATGACCAGAGCAGGTTATGTGGGCATTATAGCTGCGGGTATCGTTTTAGTTGAAGTCGCCATATTAAATGTAACCGTGCTGGGTACGGATATAACGGAGCGTTCTATCTTTCCATTATTAAGCACGTTTGCGAATGTCCAGCTTTCGGAATACGTCCAGCGTCCCGATGTCATTATACTGATGTCTGTACTGATCGGGGACTTTTTTAAAGTGGCTTTGTTCTTCTATGCATCCGCGGTGGGGATATCCGATATATTTGGTTTACCCTACCGAAAAACGCTGCTTCCCTGCGGTATCCTTGTTTTACTGTGGTCCCAGATAGGAACATCGAGCCTGAGCGAGCATTTTGAATTTGGACGGCAGTCCCTAATTTATATTCATCCATTATTTGTTTACATTTTCCCCATTCTGCTTTTTCTGATGGCTCTTGTGCGAAGAAGCAGAGTTAGAAGAGGGAACTCTCAGAAAACGTGA
- a CDS encoding diguanylate cyclase, which yields MFSTFFVNTCILVTFLYITGLISQRYKIRLHTLKRKAHWIGGALFGCYGIILMYYSFPVGFNTIADLRHLAIVATAAYIGGPATLMTTLFICLGRLMLFGITTQAIVGAFFMMLVGLGCALLSHLSWSRLTKMMMMNVFALGIIFCSLTINLNDINDVLDVYPLHFVISMAGGFLLYLIAESINTSNELLLRLEHTSYTDHLTNLSNRRQLEFSLEEQLPQARQRHEHLSVLVLDIDHFKEVNDTYGHAAGDAVLRQLGQILREKCRSFDVVTRSGGEEFTVLLPNCAFRQALRIANQILGGVDQYEFVLSDGLVLKVTVSIGVTTFPDTGEDMSGAALLEQADRALYEAKNAGRNRVCSYQV from the coding sequence TTGTTCAGTACGTTTTTTGTAAATACCTGTATCCTTGTCACCTTTTTGTACATAACCGGGCTCATATCTCAAAGATATAAAATCCGCCTACATACCTTAAAGCGTAAGGCACATTGGATCGGAGGCGCTCTTTTTGGATGCTATGGCATTATCTTGATGTACTATTCGTTCCCAGTGGGCTTTAATACAATTGCCGATCTTCGTCATCTGGCCATCGTAGCTACGGCGGCTTACATTGGCGGACCGGCAACACTCATGACTACCCTATTTATATGCTTAGGCAGATTAATGCTGTTTGGTATCACCACTCAAGCCATTGTGGGGGCTTTTTTTATGATGCTCGTGGGCCTGGGTTGCGCTTTGCTGTCACATCTGTCCTGGTCACGTTTAACGAAGATGATGATGATGAACGTTTTCGCTTTGGGAATTATTTTCTGCTCTCTCACAATTAATTTGAATGATATTAATGATGTTCTGGACGTTTATCCGCTCCATTTTGTTATTTCTATGGCAGGCGGATTTCTTCTGTATCTCATTGCTGAGTCCATCAATACCTCCAATGAGCTATTACTTCGTCTGGAGCATACCTCCTATACAGATCATCTCACCAATTTAAGCAACAGAAGACAGCTCGAATTTTCATTGGAAGAGCAGCTTCCTCAAGCTCGTCAACGTCACGAGCACTTATCTGTACTGGTGTTGGATATTGATCATTTTAAAGAAGTGAACGATACCTACGGTCATGCGGCCGGGGATGCAGTGCTGCGTCAGCTAGGTCAGATTTTGAGGGAAAAATGTCGCTCCTTTGATGTGGTAACCCGCAGCGGCGGGGAGGAATTCACCGTACTTCTGCCGAATTGTGCTTTCCGGCAAGCGTTACGCATAGCGAATCAGATCCTTGGCGGGGTAGATCAGTACGAGTTCGTTTTGTCAGACGGGCTTGTACTCAAAGTCACGGTGTCTATCGGCGTAACGACCTTTCCCGATACCGGGGAGGATATGTCAGGGGCGGCTCTGCTGGAACAGGCGGATAGAGCGCTATACGAAGCTAAAAATGCAGGGCGTAATCGGGTCTGCTCCTATCAGGTATAA
- a CDS encoding winged-helix domain-containing protein: MPKQANQITNRFTAAEMPKRVKGNWTTMLSAPSAPALQTVPSNEPLYCPTTRRIVLISSVPGVVHGLVRTLSDACFDVMVFHRWEPEVQRHLGSDLLIYDLTATDTRSELLDIRNRLEAEQMKDTPVMYVIQDRMAVRAHELLPSEEVLVWPLASNHMVHDIERMIVRHPAASRQATQGSRRTVFKDIWIDRDKMLVYKEENQLNLTKTEYDLLLKLIDAQGKVISREQMMHDIWETDFVGGSNVVDVHVKSLRKKLGDRPAEPEYIATVRGVGYRLAD, from the coding sequence ATGCCAAAGCAAGCGAATCAAATAACGAATCGTTTCACAGCAGCCGAGATGCCTAAACGGGTGAAGGGTAACTGGACAACGATGTTATCCGCTCCCTCTGCCCCTGCGTTACAGACGGTTCCTTCCAATGAGCCGTTGTACTGCCCGACTACACGCCGCATCGTTCTGATCAGCTCGGTTCCGGGTGTCGTTCATGGTTTGGTACGTACGTTGTCAGACGCGTGCTTTGATGTGATGGTGTTCCATCGCTGGGAGCCTGAAGTACAACGTCATTTGGGAAGCGATCTGCTGATTTACGATTTGACCGCTACCGATACACGGAGTGAATTACTGGATATCCGTAATCGTCTTGAGGCGGAACAGATGAAAGATACACCCGTTATGTATGTGATTCAGGATCGGATGGCTGTTCGTGCGCATGAGCTGCTTCCTTCGGAAGAGGTGCTGGTATGGCCGCTGGCTTCTAATCATATGGTGCATGACATTGAACGGATGATTGTACGTCATCCGGCAGCTTCCCGTCAGGCAACGCAAGGCAGCCGTCGTACGGTGTTCAAGGACATCTGGATTGACCGTGATAAAATGTTAGTATATAAAGAAGAGAATCAATTAAATCTGACCAAAACGGAATATGATTTGTTGTTGAAGCTGATTGATGCTCAAGGCAAAGTCATTTCTCGGGAGCAGATGATGCATGATATCTGGGAGACGGATTTTGTAGGCGGCAGCAATGTCGTGGATGTGCATGTTAAAAGCTTGCGCAAGAAGCTGGGCGACCGGCCTGCGGAGCCTGAATATATTGCAACGGTAAGAGGTGTTGGCTACAGATTGGCGGATTGA